A section of the Akkermansia muciniphila genome encodes:
- a CDS encoding DUF805 domain-containing protein, with protein MSDLYEYQAIDGSSKGPVSLVLLIQARNHGRLSNRTMVRKLPAGGWQPLSSFIPSMTVMDADMEESAMPEPETGFEPAIPAWTRKKYWMRIIKGWCSFEGRAGKQEMREVYSIVGVAWLAVAGGPAIVKSGFFSVSPMMELFFPLAYVVLPVLFLPLAATMVRRLHDVGKSGLSLIWLAVPVVGWLLLLYLCYGESLPGENKYGEPPWN; from the coding sequence ATGAGCGATCTTTACGAGTACCAGGCGATCGACGGTTCCTCCAAGGGGCCCGTTTCCCTGGTGCTTCTGATCCAGGCCCGCAATCACGGGCGCCTGTCCAACCGCACCATGGTGAGGAAGCTTCCCGCCGGGGGCTGGCAGCCGTTGTCTTCCTTCATTCCGTCCATGACCGTCATGGACGCTGATATGGAGGAATCCGCCATGCCGGAGCCTGAAACGGGGTTCGAGCCCGCCATTCCTGCCTGGACCCGGAAGAAGTATTGGATGCGCATCATTAAGGGATGGTGCAGTTTTGAAGGGCGCGCCGGAAAGCAGGAGATGCGCGAGGTTTATTCCATCGTGGGCGTCGCGTGGCTGGCCGTGGCAGGGGGGCCGGCCATCGTGAAAAGCGGCTTTTTCTCTGTGTCTCCCATGATGGAGCTGTTTTTTCCCCTGGCTTACGTAGTGCTTCCCGTGTTGTTTCTCCCCCTGGCGGCTACGATGGTGCGCCGCCTGCACGATGTGGGGAAAAGCGGCCTTTCCCTGATATGGCTGGCCGTGCCCGTAGTAGGCTGGCTGCTGTTGCTGTATTTGTGCTACGGGGAGAGCCTGCCGGGAGAGAACAAGTATGGGGAGCCGCCCTGGAATTGA
- a CDS encoding sulfatase-like hydrolase/transferase, with translation MKLLSFLTVLLTAAVPCMAAPGKPVKTSANAEKAARPNVIFILVDDMGWGDLDSNWSQQKLNGRTVDRKNEFKTPALSAMAREGIQLRRHYSAAPVCAPARASLLLGVHQGHSRVVRNNRFDYPIEDSHTLGTVMRDAGYDTAAIGKWGVGGGGESHGPVTGGPHQRGFNYFYGILDHLAGHFHYPSESRDIFEYNGYASNPEWKNIKDQVPQTAYSTDLFAARAKQWIVDQRKSARKTGKPFFLYLAFPAPHGNLVVPGTPYPAGGGLKGGLQWVKKNGTESVNTAFDVKAEKDKDTYIHPDNARFPNEVAKRHSTMIRRVDDAVADLIHLLKDLKIDNDTMIVFTSDNGPHNEGGADPKHRHGAQNPQFFKSYGMMDGIKRDCWEGGMRVPALVRWPARIPKGQISLQPGQFHDWLATLADAAGVPVPARSDGVSLLPTLTGHADQQKPGIIYSEYNVAGKTPGYKDFLGEHKGAERGQQQIVFVDGLKGLRMGVKDADKDFMIFDTLNDPQESKDLASSRPELQARMKAAALSNRRTFLPAKTVFDTELVPAVEVKGAASPGLKWSVYEGEFPWVPDFRQMKKQPAAHGVAPSPSVKMNGPRKRGVELTGLVKIPADGEYTFYLSTDANKGSKAFVRLHGMELIDADKTYEPGTEVSSDLGDRKNPVYLKAGLHPIRISYVGNAGPASKLVLKWEGPGLPKQEIPASAFSHDSAGK, from the coding sequence ATGAAGCTGTTGTCCTTTCTAACCGTTTTGTTAACCGCTGCCGTTCCCTGCATGGCAGCTCCGGGGAAACCCGTAAAAACTTCCGCCAACGCGGAGAAAGCCGCGCGGCCCAATGTTATTTTCATTCTGGTGGATGACATGGGCTGGGGGGATCTGGATTCCAACTGGAGCCAGCAGAAATTAAACGGCCGGACGGTAGACAGGAAGAACGAGTTCAAGACTCCGGCCCTGTCTGCCATGGCGCGGGAGGGGATTCAGCTGCGCCGGCATTATTCCGCCGCTCCGGTCTGCGCTCCGGCGCGCGCCTCCCTGCTGCTGGGGGTGCACCAGGGGCATTCCCGCGTGGTGAGGAACAACCGCTTTGACTATCCCATTGAAGATTCCCATACGCTGGGAACCGTGATGCGTGATGCCGGATATGATACCGCCGCCATCGGCAAGTGGGGCGTGGGCGGCGGCGGGGAAAGCCACGGCCCGGTGACGGGCGGCCCCCACCAGCGCGGCTTCAATTATTTTTACGGAATCCTGGACCATCTGGCCGGGCATTTCCATTACCCTTCCGAGTCCCGTGACATTTTCGAGTATAACGGTTACGCTTCCAATCCCGAATGGAAGAATATCAAGGACCAGGTTCCGCAGACCGCTTATTCCACGGATTTATTCGCCGCCCGCGCCAAGCAGTGGATTGTGGACCAGCGCAAGTCCGCCCGCAAGACCGGCAAGCCGTTTTTCCTGTACCTGGCTTTTCCGGCCCCTCACGGCAACCTGGTGGTTCCCGGAACGCCCTATCCTGCCGGCGGCGGTTTGAAGGGCGGCCTGCAGTGGGTGAAGAAGAACGGCACGGAATCCGTAAATACGGCTTTTGACGTCAAGGCGGAAAAGGACAAGGATACTTATATTCATCCGGACAACGCCCGCTTCCCGAATGAGGTGGCCAAACGGCATTCCACGATGATCCGCCGCGTGGATGATGCCGTGGCGGATTTGATCCATCTGCTCAAGGATTTGAAGATCGACAATGATACGATGATCGTCTTTACGTCTGACAACGGCCCCCATAATGAGGGAGGCGCCGATCCCAAGCACAGGCACGGAGCGCAGAATCCGCAGTTTTTCAAGAGTTACGGCATGATGGACGGCATCAAGCGCGACTGCTGGGAGGGCGGCATGCGCGTTCCCGCGCTGGTACGCTGGCCCGCCCGCATTCCCAAGGGGCAGATCAGCCTGCAGCCTGGCCAGTTCCATGACTGGCTGGCTACCCTGGCGGATGCCGCCGGAGTGCCGGTTCCCGCCCGCAGCGACGGCGTTTCCCTGCTTCCGACGCTGACAGGCCATGCGGACCAGCAGAAGCCGGGAATTATTTATTCCGAATATAATGTTGCCGGCAAAACACCTGGTTACAAGGATTTCCTGGGAGAACACAAGGGAGCGGAACGGGGCCAGCAGCAGATTGTCTTTGTGGACGGCCTGAAAGGCTTGCGCATGGGCGTGAAGGATGCGGATAAGGATTTCATGATTTTTGACACCCTGAATGACCCGCAGGAAAGCAAGGACCTGGCTTCCTCCAGGCCGGAGCTCCAGGCCCGCATGAAGGCCGCCGCCCTGTCCAACCGCCGTACCTTCCTTCCTGCCAAGACGGTGTTTGATACGGAGCTGGTTCCGGCAGTGGAAGTGAAGGGCGCCGCCTCTCCCGGCTTGAAGTGGTCCGTTTATGAAGGTGAGTTCCCGTGGGTCCCGGATTTCCGCCAGATGAAGAAGCAGCCTGCCGCGCACGGCGTGGCTCCGTCACCGTCCGTCAAGATGAACGGTCCCCGGAAGCGCGGAGTGGAGCTGACGGGGTTGGTGAAGATTCCCGCTGACGGGGAGTATACTTTTTACCTGTCCACGGACGCGAACAAGGGAAGCAAGGCCTTTGTCCGCCTGCACGGCATGGAGCTGATTGACGCGGACAAGACTTACGAGCCGGGCACTGAAGTTTCCTCCGATCTGGGCGACCGGAAGAACCCCGTTTATTTGAAGGCCGGGCTGCATCCCATCCGCATCAGCTATGTAGGTAATGCTGGCCCCGCCTCCAAGCTGGTCTTGAAGTGGGAAGGTCCCGGCCTGCCCAAGCAGGAGATTCCGGCATCTGCGTTCAGCCATGACAGCGCAGGCAAGTAA
- a CDS encoding DEAD/DEAH box helicase, whose translation MTQTSSFSTLGISPEILEAVEVLGFDTPSAIQEQAIPAAIGGSDIVGLSHTGSGKTLAFAIPALECIDPDERSVQVLALCPTRELAVQICREVDKLALFMDGVSAVPIYGGSSFRPQLDALRRGVQFVVGTPGRVMDLMESGALKLDNLRMLILDEADEMLDMGFLEDIERIAEFMPETKQTLFFSATMSPEINRLVSRFMKDPVQITIERPTLTVPTIEQSYYEVVFSSRIEVLSRLLDTGKIKMGLVFANTKKVVDDIVDGLTARGYPVDRLHGDMPQIMRERVMDSFRKGSLRLLVATDIAARGLDVDDVDAVVNFELPRDPEDYVHRIGRTARAGRKGKAITFVGRRDFSLMSRIERFIGVKLTPEPVLTAVQVDQLRTESLVDDILERLKPDAVLPEELKDVEAAPEALAAALFDLLRERTHREVQPIPEDKPARKSRHVVQPGEETESPQKGDSWQHNGDTVTLFMNGGRMIGLRPKDIAGLFYNTVEMEKGAVGDIRIFPKHSLIEVDASVAPQLLDALANATVCGYEVNVREDKGTPEYSDGPRPPRRSGGFRGGYRGDRDRGGFRGSRGGYRDDRGDRRNDRFRRDDRKKRF comes from the coding sequence ATGACTCAAACATCTTCTTTTTCGACGCTTGGCATTTCGCCGGAGATTCTGGAAGCCGTTGAAGTGCTCGGCTTCGATACTCCTTCCGCCATTCAGGAACAGGCGATTCCCGCCGCCATCGGAGGGTCCGATATCGTTGGTCTGTCCCATACGGGGTCCGGCAAGACCCTTGCCTTTGCCATTCCGGCCCTGGAATGCATTGATCCGGATGAACGCAGCGTCCAGGTGCTGGCCCTGTGCCCCACGCGGGAACTGGCCGTCCAGATTTGCCGGGAAGTGGATAAGCTGGCGCTGTTCATGGACGGCGTTTCCGCAGTGCCCATTTACGGAGGGTCCTCCTTCCGTCCCCAGCTTGACGCCCTGCGCCGCGGCGTGCAGTTCGTGGTGGGAACGCCAGGCCGCGTCATGGACCTGATGGAATCCGGAGCGCTGAAGCTGGACAATCTCCGCATGCTGATTCTGGATGAAGCGGACGAGATGCTGGATATGGGATTTCTGGAAGATATTGAGCGTATTGCTGAGTTTATGCCGGAGACGAAGCAGACCCTGTTTTTCTCCGCTACCATGTCTCCGGAAATCAACCGCCTGGTGAGCCGGTTTATGAAGGACCCCGTCCAGATCACCATTGAGCGGCCCACGCTGACGGTGCCCACCATTGAACAGTCTTATTATGAGGTGGTGTTTTCTTCCCGGATTGAGGTGCTCAGCCGCCTGCTGGATACCGGAAAGATCAAGATGGGCCTGGTCTTTGCCAATACCAAGAAAGTGGTGGATGACATTGTGGACGGCCTGACGGCCAGGGGATATCCCGTGGACCGCCTTCACGGGGATATGCCGCAAATCATGCGGGAACGCGTGATGGACTCCTTCCGCAAGGGCAGCCTGCGCCTGCTGGTAGCCACGGATATTGCCGCCCGCGGTCTGGACGTGGATGATGTGGATGCCGTGGTTAACTTTGAACTGCCCCGTGATCCGGAGGATTACGTGCACCGCATCGGCCGCACGGCGCGCGCCGGGCGCAAGGGGAAGGCCATCACGTTTGTAGGCCGCCGCGATTTTTCCCTGATGAGCCGCATTGAACGCTTTATCGGCGTCAAGCTGACTCCGGAACCCGTGCTTACCGCCGTGCAGGTGGACCAGCTCCGGACGGAATCCCTGGTGGATGACATTCTGGAACGCCTCAAGCCGGATGCCGTGCTGCCGGAAGAACTGAAGGATGTGGAGGCAGCCCCTGAAGCCCTGGCCGCCGCCCTGTTTGATTTGCTCCGGGAACGCACCCACCGGGAAGTGCAGCCCATTCCGGAAGACAAGCCGGCCCGCAAATCCCGCCATGTAGTCCAGCCCGGAGAAGAAACGGAAAGCCCGCAGAAGGGTGATTCCTGGCAGCATAATGGTGATACGGTCACGCTGTTCATGAACGGCGGCCGGATGATCGGCCTGAGGCCCAAGGACATCGCCGGACTGTTCTACAATACGGTGGAAATGGAAAAGGGCGCCGTGGGAGACATCAGGATTTTCCCCAAGCACTCCCTTATTGAAGTGGACGCTTCCGTGGCTCCCCAGCTTCTGGATGCCCTGGCTAACGCCACCGTCTGCGGGTATGAGGTTAATGTGCGCGAGGACAAGGGCACGCCGGAATATTCCGACGGACCGCGTCCGCCCCGCCGCAGCGGCGGATTCCGCGGAGGCTACCGTGGAGACCGGGACCGCGGTGGATTCAGGGGCAGCCGTGGCGGCTACCGCGATGACCGGGGCGACCGCCGGAATGACCGTTTCCGGAGGGATGACCGGAAGAAAAGATTTTAA